From Bombyx mori chromosome 10, ASM3026992v2, a single genomic window includes:
- the LOC119628996 gene encoding uncharacterized protein LOC119628996, with protein MPIKTKGKAYNTAVRPALLYGSKCWTVKKAHKQMAHVNEMKMLHWAGGVTKMNRVRNEYIRGSFKVTSITDKMTENRLRCYGHIMRRDEDDVVKVALGLPEQKKGRGRPPSTWWSNIERDLKKAQLPKLTTQDRSAWRRRVRRPDPR; from the coding sequence ATGCCCATAAAAACAAAGGGTAAAGCATACAATACAGCCGTCAGGCCAGCCTTACTGTACGGTTCCAAATGCTGGACAGTCAAGAAAGCCCATAAACAAATGGCACATGTAAACGAAATGAAGATGTTGCACTGGGCGGGTGGGGTGACCAAGATGAACAGAGTTCGGAATGAATACATACGGGGGAGCTTTAAAGTCACATCAATCACAGACAAAATGACGGAAAATCGCCTTAGATGTTATGGTCATATAATGAGACGGGACGAAGATGATGTGGTGAAGGTCGCATTGGGCTTGCCAGAACAGAAGAAAGGTAGAGGCCGCCCGCCATCGACCTGGTGGTCAAACATCGAAAGAGACCTTAAGAAAGCCCAATTGCCAAAACTGACAACCCAGGACAGATCAGCCTGGCGCCGTAGAGTGAGGAGACCCGACCCCAGATAA